Proteins from a genomic interval of Lolium perenne isolate Kyuss_39 chromosome 1, Kyuss_2.0, whole genome shotgun sequence:
- the LOC139833537 gene encoding uncharacterized protein: MGLSGELLIQFSNGFTFSQWNNGRLCNWIFPPGVKGRLPSSMIGALLRKFWPGKYYPLGTVPAGEKKLATTWTDYESAPGVGFRTAAEAVMRKFWCFYRVAPEVEETAANRTLRATCERLTPQVWYNQRITSAGHFWAERGERVHKPDIVGKNAKAEYEMTVEDYMSVIPDWAEPHAEAWEEMVRTRWLKMDEDFAAVARRNAENRGDGGTHCGGNLSYERYKGKMRAALGPEEEMSDLEIYNKMRLKKPDLSQPQPSLPEYFGTYAEDVENSARW; the protein is encoded by the exons caattggatatttcctccgggggtcaaggggcgcctgcctagcagcatgattggagctttgcttaggaagttctggccgggcaagtactatcccctcggcactgtcccagctggcgagaagaagctagccactacttggacggactacgagagtgcccctggcgtaggcttccggacggctgctgaggccgtgatgagaaagttttgg tgtttttatcgtgtggcgcccgaggttgaggagacggccgcgaacaggactttgcgggcgacttgtgagaggttgacaccgcaggtgtggtacaaccaaaggatcacgtccgcgggtcacttctgggcggagagaggcgagagggtccataagccggacattgtcggtaagaatgctaaggccgagtacgagatgacggtggaggactacatgtcg gttatccccgattgggccgagccgcatgccgaggcatgggaggagatggttaggacgaggtggctcaagatggacgaggactttgcagccgtggcgaggcggaacgcggagaaccgaggcgacggtggcacacactgtgggggaaacctcagctacgagcgctacaaggggaagatg agggccgcgttaggacccgaggaggagatgtctgacctcgagatatacaacaagatgcggcttaagaagcccgatctctcgcagcctcagccctcgctccctgagtacttcggcacctacgccgaggacgtcgagaactctgcgagatggtga